The following proteins come from a genomic window of Paramisgurnus dabryanus chromosome 19, PD_genome_1.1, whole genome shotgun sequence:
- the LOC135773434 gene encoding uncharacterized protein, which translates to MSFIKVEDDEYDKKPECSGSMMAEKCIYDTVVYEEDNNSVGDRPKFAVVTLQDTDEVMVVASNWLSMDKTQCDWPPFKSREKFMNALRNRLEPSIEEKPWEKLNVNFQAQYDTYKEAVNKQEEQRALKNGQVLYGVVTLQKSNELTVIPAMWLNEEKTQCYWPPYKSPEMCTEAVKYRHEPAKQVEILWEMLNTKVHMECMTFEQAKEKQNSLKRLRERYFLK; encoded by the exons ATGTCCTTCATCAAGGTTGAAGATGATGAATATGATAAAAAACCTGAATGTTCTGGGAGTATGATGGCTGAAAAGTGTATATATGACACTGTGGTTTACGAGGAAGACAACAATTCGGTGGGCGATAG GCCAAAATTTGCTGTCGTTACCTTGCAAGATACTGATGAAGTGATGGTGGTAGCATCAAACTGGTTGAGCATGGACAAGACACAATGTGACTGGCCTCCATTCAAATCACGAGAGAAGTTCATGAACGCTCTTAGAAACAGACTTGAGCCGTCAATAGAAGAAAAACCATGGGAGAAATTGAATGTGAACTTTCAGGCACAATACG ACACTTACAAGGAGGCTGTTAACAAACAAGAAGAACAAAGAGCACTGAAAAATGG TCAGGTCTTGTATGGAGTTGTTACCTTGCAAAAATCCAATGAGCTGACAGTAATTCCAGCAATGTGGCTGAATGAAGAGAAGACACAATGCTACTGGCCTCCATATAAGTCACCAGAAATGTGCACTGAAGCTGTAAAGTACAGACATGAGCCAGCCAAACAAGTAGAGATACTATGGGAGATGTTAAATACTAAAGTGCACATGGAATGCA TGACTTTTGAGCAGGCAAAGGAGAAGCAAAACTCATTAAAAAGGCTGAGAGAACGgtattttcttaaataa